One Thermoanaerobacter pseudethanolicus ATCC 33223 genomic window, CTGCAATTGTTCCAAGAAATCTTCCAATGTAAACTGTTTTGTTAAAAGCTTTTGACCTAACTCTTGTGCCTTTTTCTCATCAATTGCTGCTTGGGCCTTTTCAATTAAAGTCAAAACATCTCCCATTCCCAAAATACGAGAGGCCATTCTATCAGGATAAAAAGGCTCTAAATCTGTCAACTTTTCGCCTGTACCCACATATTTTATGGGTTTTTGTGTAACAGCCTTAATAGAAAGAGCTGCTCCACCCCTCGTATCTCCATCCAATTTTGTCAATATAACTCCTGTTATATCTAACCTTTCATTAAAGGAAGACGCTACATTCACTGCGTCTTGACCTGTCATCGCATCTACTACTAACAAAATTTCATCTGGTTGTACTGCTTTTTTTATATTTACAAGTTCCTCCATTAATTCTTCATCTATGTGAAGCCTACCCGCAGTATCTATGATAATTACGTCAGAGTTATGAGACCTTGCATAATCAATAGAAGCTTTTGCAATATCAACAGGGTTTACTTTGTCCCCCATTGTAAAAACTGGTACATTTACATTAGCTCCCACAACCTGTAACTGCTTTATGGCAGCCGGTCTGACGACGTCACAGGCTACTAGTAGGGGATTTTTTCCCTGCTTCTTTAACAAGTTTGCCAATTTCCCACAAGCAGTAGTCTTTCCAGAACCTTGAAGTCCAACCATCATTATAACTGCAGGAACTTTATTCCCTATATTTAACCGGCTTTGAGTAGACCCCATAAGGGCTATAAGCTCATCATTGACTATCTTTATCACCTGTTGCCCCGGGGTCAGGCTTTCCATCACTTCTTGCCCTAAAGCTTTTTCTGTAACAGAGTTTATAAAGTCTTTTACTACTTTAAAGTTGACATCCGCTTCTAAGAGGGCAACTTTTACTTCCCTCATAGCTTCTTTTATATCTTTTTCTGTGAGTTTTCCTTTTCCTCTTAACTTTTTAAAGATTTCCTGCAGCCTTTCAGATAGGCTTTCAAAAGCCATTAAAATTTACCTCCTACGGATTTAGCTCCTCTATTTCACGAGCTATCTCCTCAATAATTTTTAAAATTTCTGGGTCTCTTTCTCTTTCCCGTATTATTTCAATGCCCTTTTTTATCTTATCCAGTTTATTCATTATTTCTTGATGTCTTTTTACCAATCCTAATTTTTCCTCAAAAAACTCTAACGAGCTTTCTGCTCTTTTTAAGGTATCATAAACCCCTTGCCGCGAGATATCCAAAAGTTCGGAAATTTCTCCAAGAGAATAATCATTTAAATAATACATCTCAAAAATTTCTCTTTGCTTATCTGTAAGCAAAGCACCATAAAAATCATACAAAAGAGTCATAAATAAAAAATCATCATCCACAAAAATCCCACCCGTTAAGGTCCTAACCTTTACATTAAGATTTTATATGAAGGGCTGCTTTTTGTCAAGCTGTGTTTTTTCATTTTTTTACGATTTAATTTACTGAAAAATAGCAGAAACGAAAGATTTTGCATCAAAAGCTTGCAAATCCTCTATTCCTTCCCCAATTCCTATATATCTTATAGGTACATTTAATTCTGATTTTATAGCTACCACAATTCCACCTTTTGCCGTTCCATCTAATTTGGTAAGTACAATACCGGTTATATCAGAAACTTCTTTAAATATTTTCGCCTGTTGAAGAGCATTTTGACCAGTTGTAGCATCTAAAACTAAAAAGGTTTCTACTCTCGCTTCAGGATATTCCCTATCTATAACTCTGCGAATTTTCCTCAATTCCTCCATCAGATTCTTTTTATTGTGGAGTCTACCTGCAGTATCACAAATAAGTATATCTATTCCCCTTGCTTTTGAGGCTTGAATGCCATCAAAAATAACAGAAGCTGGATCTGAGCCTTCTTGGTGTTTGATAATTGGACAGTTAACTCTCTCTGCCCATATTTCTAACTGGTCAATAGCTGCAGCTCTAAAAGTATCACCTGCTGCTAGCATAACTTTTTTGCCTTCTTTTTTGTACAAATAAGCTAATTTTCCAATTGTAGTAGTCTTTCCTACTCCATTTACCCCAACGTTCAATATCACCATAGGAGAAGTCAAGGTAAAAGGTTCTACATCCTTTTGCAAAATTTCATAAACTTCTTCAGCTAAAAGTTCTTTTATTTGAGATGCATCATAAATCTTTCTTTCTTTTGCCTTTTGACGTATTCCTTCTATAATCTTAGAAGTAGTACTAATACCTATATCAGCTAAAATTAAAATCTCTTCTAATTCTTCCAAAAGTTCTTCGTCAATTTTTCTACCTATTGTAACAATACTATCTATTTTAGAAGTCAAATTTTCTCTTGTTTTTAAAAGTCCTTCTTTAATCTTTTGAAAAAAACCTTTTTTTTCTTCAGCAGTTTCGGATTCTTTTTTAGATTTGTCAAAAAAATTAAGCATGTTTTACCAAGCCTCCTATTTTGTCGTCAGTATTTAGTTTAAGGGATAACAATTTGGAAACTCCTTTTTCTTGCATTGTTACACCGTATATCGCATCTGCCACCATCATTGTCCCTTTTCTGTGGCTTACAACTATAAACTGAGTATCTCTTGACAATTCTTTCAGAAACTCAGCAAATCTCTCCACATTTGCATCATCTAATGCTGCATCTATCTCATCCAATATACAAAAAGGAGTAGGTTTTATAATTAGCATTGCAAATAAAAGGGAAATAGCAACTAATGCCTTTTCTCCTCCTGAAAGAAGAGAAAGGGTTTGCAATTTCTTTCCTGGGGGCTGTGCTTTAATTTCTATACCTGTTTCTAAAAGATTGTCTTCATCAGTAAGTATTAACTCTGCATTACCCCCTCCAAAAAGTCGCCTAAACGTCTCCTTAAATTGAATCTGTAGGATTTCAAAACCATCTTTAAATTTTGTTTTGATAATTTTATTTGCTTCTTCGATTACAGAAATCAAAGATTCCTTTGCCTTTATAATATCTTCCATCTGAGATTTTAAAAAATCATACCTTTCCTTTACCTCTTTATATTCTTCAATAGCATCTATATTCACATTACCTAATCCTTTTATAGCCTTTGCCAAATGATCTGCTCTTTGTCTTAATTTTGAAATCTC contains:
- a CDS encoding putative DNA-binding protein; the protein is MDDDFLFMTLLYDFYGALLTDKQREIFEMYYLNDYSLGEISELLDISRQGVYDTLKRAESSLEFFEEKLGLVKRHQEIMNKLDKIKKGIEIIRERERDPEILKIIEEIAREIEELNP
- the ftsY gene encoding signal recognition particle-docking protein FtsY, producing the protein MLNFFDKSKKESETAEEKKGFFQKIKEGLLKTRENLTSKIDSIVTIGRKIDEELLEELEEILILADIGISTTSKIIEGIRQKAKERKIYDASQIKELLAEEVYEILQKDVEPFTLTSPMVILNVGVNGVGKTTTIGKLAYLYKKEGKKVMLAAGDTFRAAAIDQLEIWAERVNCPIIKHQEGSDPASVIFDGIQASKARGIDILICDTAGRLHNKKNLMEELRKIRRVIDREYPEARVETFLVLDATTGQNALQQAKIFKEVSDITGIVLTKLDGTAKGGIVVAIKSELNVPIRYIGIGEGIEDLQAFDAKSFVSAIFQ
- the ffh gene encoding signal recognition particle protein; its protein translation is MAFESLSERLQEIFKKLRGKGKLTEKDIKEAMREVKVALLEADVNFKVVKDFINSVTEKALGQEVMESLTPGQQVIKIVNDELIALMGSTQSRLNIGNKVPAVIMMVGLQGSGKTTACGKLANLLKKQGKNPLLVACDVVRPAAIKQLQVVGANVNVPVFTMGDKVNPVDIAKASIDYARSHNSDVIIIDTAGRLHIDEELMEELVNIKKAVQPDEILLVVDAMTGQDAVNVASSFNERLDITGVILTKLDGDTRGGAALSIKAVTQKPIKYVGTGEKLTDLEPFYPDRMASRILGMGDVLTLIEKAQAAIDEKKAQELGQKLLTKQFTLEDFLEQLQSLKNMGPLDQLLSMIPGMNKNMLKNVDISEKDLKRIEAIIQSMTKEERQNPSIINGSRKKRIAKGSGTTIQQVNSLLKQFEETKKMMKKFADIDKDLKKGKMRLPFFR